One part of the Ancylomarina subtilis genome encodes these proteins:
- a CDS encoding PepSY-associated TM helix domain-containing protein produces the protein MKLWSKKAIRKWLRLTHRYLGYFFVGITLIYAISGIILNHKKKGEDPAYKTEYISYQLSSGLSPNQVTAYWNENISDYALNRIIPESESYNLYLKGGLGTYNPMTGELNFEVYQKKLWVFFINKLHYNSKLGWTLMADIFAIAMLIFALSGMLMVPGKKGIRGIGKWLIAIGIVLPFLFFL, from the coding sequence ATGAAGTTGTGGAGTAAGAAAGCTATACGTAAGTGGTTAAGACTGACTCATCGTTATCTGGGGTATTTCTTTGTGGGAATCACTCTTATTTATGCCATATCGGGCATTATCCTGAATCATAAAAAAAAGGGTGAAGATCCGGCTTATAAAACCGAATATATCAGTTATCAATTAAGCTCCGGTCTTAGTCCGAATCAAGTGACAGCGTATTGGAATGAGAATATATCGGATTATGCTTTAAACAGAATTATACCCGAATCCGAATCATACAACCTCTACTTAAAGGGTGGTTTGGGAACCTACAACCCGATGACCGGGGAGTTAAATTTTGAGGTTTATCAGAAGAAACTATGGGTGTTTTTCATTAATAAGCTGCATTACAATAGTAAATTAGGATGGACACTAATGGCCGATATATTTGCCATTGCCATGCTCATATTTGCTCTTTCAGGCATGTTGATGGTGCCAGGTAAAAAAGGCATTCGTGGAATAGGGAAATGGCTTATTGCCATTGGTATTGTTTTGCCATTCCTGTTCTTCTTGTAA
- a CDS encoding DUF4468 domain-containing protein produces MITILLNLLFVFSLFVNGYSQKYNLPIDSNGNIVFKEVINSNLSKSKLYSNAQEWIAKTFGDYKKVIQFEDEVNGKLILKGVNNVKHFVEVHIAGIHIINRETIKFTLTIECKENRYRYIMDNIVVSLHNDGETWDSSIFERINDIKSSKNKIERLNQELEDLKKIDTSSYKRKQLKRYHCDVSNIEKQIKYATSGIESNTKFIDSELEAINTILPSLKIAMSKKDDF; encoded by the coding sequence ATGATAACAATATTATTAAATCTTCTTTTTGTGTTTTCATTATTTGTTAATGGTTATTCTCAAAAGTATAACCTACCAATAGACTCAAATGGAAATATTGTCTTCAAAGAGGTAATTAATAGTAATCTGTCAAAAAGCAAGCTCTATTCAAACGCCCAGGAATGGATTGCAAAAACATTTGGGGATTATAAAAAAGTGATTCAATTCGAAGACGAAGTGAATGGAAAATTAATATTGAAAGGGGTAAATAATGTTAAGCATTTTGTTGAAGTGCATATAGCTGGAATTCATATAATAAATAGAGAAACAATTAAGTTTACATTAACCATTGAGTGTAAAGAAAATAGATACAGATATATAATGGATAATATTGTTGTGTCCTTACATAATGATGGAGAGACTTGGGACAGTTCAATTTTTGAAAGAATAAATGATATTAAATCGTCAAAAAATAAGATTGAAAGACTTAATCAAGAATTGGAGGATTTAAAAAAGATAGACACATCGTCTTATAAAAGAAAGCAGTTGAAAAGGTACCACTGCGATGTGAGCAATATAGAGAAACAAATAAAATACGCAACTTCAGGGATAGAAAGCAATACTAAATTTATTGATTCTGAATTGGAGGCAATAAACACAATATTACCATCACTTAAAATTGCAATGTCAAAAAAAGATGATTTCTAA
- a CDS encoding transposase, producing MSDKFKGQYRIESARLQNWDYSNAGMYFITICTANREPFFGNIRNGLMQLSEIGKLAEIYWHEIPLHFPFAAIDEFVVMPDHIHGIIIISKQDDNGLCSDRDAINRVCTDVGGVTGIKNPMLSDNLSRIVRWYKGRVSFESRKIHVDFMWQSRFYDHIIRNDEALQRIRNYIRNNPLKWSGNQQGD from the coding sequence ATGTCAGACAAATTTAAAGGACAATACAGAATAGAATCTGCTCGTTTGCAAAATTGGGATTATTCGAATGCCGGCATGTATTTTATAACTATCTGTACGGCGAATCGGGAGCCTTTTTTTGGAAATATCAGGAATGGGCTGATGCAATTGTCTGAAATAGGGAAATTGGCTGAAATATATTGGCATGAAATCCCATTGCATTTTCCATTTGCAGCCATCGATGAATTTGTTGTGATGCCCGACCATATTCATGGTATTATCATTATCAGTAAGCAGGATGATAATGGATTGTGTTCTGATAGAGACGCGATTAATCGCGTCTGTACGGATGTAGGAGGCGTTACAGGCATTAAAAATCCGATGTTATCGGATAATTTATCGAGAATCGTCAGATGGTATAAAGGCCGAGTATCGTTTGAATCGAGAAAAATTCATGTCGATTTCATGTGGCAATCGCGATTTTATGATCATATCATTCGAAATGATGAAGCCCTGCAAAGAATCAGAAATTATATTCGAAATAATCCGTTAAAATGGTCGGGAAATCAGCAAGGCGATTAA
- the rsxA gene encoding electron transport complex subunit RsxA, which yields MMEYILIIISAIFVNNVVLAQFLGICPFLGVSKKISTAVGMTGAVTFVMILATIVTYLIQKFVLDAFGIGFMQTITFILIIAALVQLVEIILKKVSPPLYQALGVFLPLITTNCAILGVAIMTIQKDYNLLEAVVFSGATAIGFGLALVLFAGIREHLDLIDLPKGMKGTPAALIVAGLLAMAFMGFSGIV from the coding sequence ATCATGGAATATATTTTAATTATTATATCAGCCATATTCGTTAATAACGTTGTATTGGCACAATTCCTTGGAATTTGTCCATTCCTTGGGGTATCGAAAAAAATATCAACAGCCGTAGGGATGACAGGAGCCGTAACCTTTGTTATGATATTGGCGACTATCGTGACTTACCTGATTCAAAAATTTGTATTGGATGCCTTTGGTATCGGTTTTATGCAAACCATCACCTTTATTTTGATTATTGCGGCATTGGTGCAATTGGTTGAGATCATCCTTAAAAAAGTAAGTCCTCCACTCTATCAGGCTTTGGGTGTATTTCTTCCGCTGATCACAACAAACTGTGCCATTTTGGGTGTAGCCATCATGACCATTCAGAAAGATTACAACCTTTTAGAAGCCGTTGTATTCTCAGGGGCAACTGCCATTGGTTTTGGTTTAGCTCTTGTATTATTTGCCGGTATTCGCGAACATCTGGATCTAATTGATCTGCCTAAAGGAATGAAAGGAACACCCGCAGCGCTAATTGTAGCAGGTTTACTTGCAATGGCCTTTATGGGATTCTCCGGAATTGTTTAA
- a CDS encoding RnfABCDGE type electron transport complex subunit E: protein MNNWQNFSKGFFKENAVFVLLLGMCPTLGVTSSAINGMGMGLATTFVLIMSNLVISLVSNQIPDKVKIPSFIVIIASFVTMVDLVMAGFVPALHEQLGVFIPLIVVNCIVLGRAEAFASKNKIIPSIIDGAGMGLGFAMALTILGSVRELLGSGKVFGISIFNENYGMLVFVLAPGAFLALGYLIAIINRLRKA from the coding sequence ATGAATAACTGGCAGAATTTTTCAAAAGGATTTTTCAAAGAGAATGCAGTATTTGTACTGCTGCTTGGAATGTGTCCTACATTGGGTGTCACCTCATCGGCAATCAATGGTATGGGAATGGGCTTGGCAACAACTTTCGTTCTTATCATGTCGAATTTAGTTATCTCTTTAGTAAGTAATCAAATTCCAGATAAGGTGAAGATTCCTTCTTTTATAGTTATCATCGCCTCTTTTGTTACCATGGTTGATTTGGTAATGGCAGGTTTCGTACCAGCTCTACACGAACAATTGGGTGTGTTTATTCCTCTGATTGTAGTAAACTGTATTGTATTGGGACGTGCAGAAGCCTTTGCTTCAAAAAACAAGATTATACCTTCTATTATCGATGGTGCAGGAATGGGACTGGGGTTCGCTATGGCATTAACAATTTTAGGATCGGTTCGTGAATTGTTGGGTAGCGGAAAAGTTTTCGGCATCAGCATATTCAACGAAAATTATGGCATGCTAGTATTTGTCCTGGCACCAGGTGCTTTCCTGGCATTGGGTTATCTGATTGCAATTATTAACCGATTAAGAAAAGCTTAA
- a CDS encoding RnfABCDGE type electron transport complex subunit G has protein sequence MAGKKESTFTNMVLVLFIITLVASAALGGLYELTKEPIAAAKLAKKLKAIKEVVPAFDNNPSDEMSEVEMPGGDKLEFYPATKEGKLVGTAVKTYTTQGFAGYVWVMVGFLPDGTINNYSVLEHKETPGLGTKMGTWFKPTDPAKQKSSIINKNPGTTKFTVSKDGGDIDAITAATISSRAFLDAVQKGYNEYMKTKTKEDTSHE, from the coding sequence ATGGCTGGTAAAAAAGAATCTACATTTACAAATATGGTTCTGGTGTTGTTTATAATAACACTGGTAGCATCAGCTGCTTTGGGTGGACTATACGAACTAACCAAAGAACCAATTGCCGCAGCTAAGCTGGCAAAAAAATTAAAAGCAATTAAAGAAGTTGTTCCTGCTTTCGACAACAACCCTAGCGACGAAATGTCTGAAGTAGAGATGCCTGGTGGCGATAAACTGGAATTCTATCCTGCTACTAAAGAGGGTAAGCTGGTTGGAACAGCCGTTAAAACCTATACTACACAAGGTTTCGCTGGCTATGTTTGGGTTATGGTCGGTTTCCTACCCGATGGTACAATTAATAACTATTCGGTACTAGAACACAAGGAAACACCTGGTTTGGGTACAAAAATGGGAACTTGGTTTAAGCCAACAGATCCTGCCAAACAAAAAAGCAGTATTATCAATAAAAACCCCGGCACAACAAAATTTACTGTGAGCAAAGACGGTGGAGATATTGATGCGATTACAGCAGCAACCATCAGCTCTCGTGCATTTCTGGATGCCGTACAAAAGGGTTACAACGAGTATATGAAAACCAAAACGAAGGAGGACACAAGTCATGAATAA
- a CDS encoding RnfABCDGE type electron transport complex subunit D: MNTKVLVAPSPHIHSGDSIQKNMYGVVFAMLPALLLSFYYFGMGALVVTLTAVASCYLFEFLIQKYLLNVEPTIKDGSALITGILLAFNMPANLPIWIIIIGALVAIGVGKMTFGGLGNNVFNPALVGRVFLLISFPVQMTSWPKALGFETSYFDAATGATPLAIIKEGLNKGDSLTDLMAKLPSSMDMFLGNMGGSLGEVAGAALVLGLIYMLVKKIITWHIPVSVIATVAIFSGILNLSNPEAYAGPAFHILTGGLLLGAIFMATDYVTSPMSNKGMIIYGIGIGILTVVIRVFGAYPEGVSFAILIMNGFVPLINVSVKPKRFGEKRK, from the coding sequence ATGAACACCAAAGTACTTGTCGCTCCATCGCCACACATACACAGTGGCGATTCCATACAAAAAAACATGTATGGTGTGGTTTTCGCGATGCTTCCGGCTCTATTATTATCCTTCTATTACTTTGGAATGGGTGCCCTTGTTGTAACCCTTACTGCCGTTGCATCATGCTACCTATTCGAATTCTTAATCCAAAAATATTTACTTAATGTAGAACCTACTATTAAAGATGGTTCTGCTTTAATCACAGGTATTCTTCTGGCCTTTAACATGCCAGCCAACCTTCCAATCTGGATCATTATTATTGGTGCATTGGTTGCAATTGGCGTAGGTAAAATGACCTTTGGAGGATTGGGAAACAACGTATTCAACCCTGCACTTGTGGGACGTGTTTTCCTATTAATCTCCTTCCCTGTTCAGATGACATCCTGGCCTAAAGCTCTTGGTTTTGAAACCTCCTATTTCGATGCTGCTACAGGTGCAACACCTTTAGCAATCATCAAAGAAGGTTTAAACAAAGGGGATTCATTAACTGATTTGATGGCAAAACTACCATCCAGTATGGATATGTTCCTTGGAAACATGGGTGGTTCACTAGGGGAAGTTGCCGGAGCAGCACTTGTCCTTGGGCTAATCTACATGTTGGTTAAAAAAATCATCACTTGGCATATTCCTGTTTCAGTCATTGCAACTGTAGCAATCTTCTCAGGAATTTTAAACTTATCAAATCCTGAGGCCTACGCAGGTCCGGCTTTTCATATCCTAACAGGTGGTTTATTATTAGGAGCTATTTTTATGGCAACCGATTATGTGACCTCGCCTATGTCAAACAAAGGGATGATCATCTACGGTATTGGTATTGGTATTCTAACCGTTGTGATTCGTGTATTCGGAGCTTACCCGGAAGGGGTATCATTCGCAATTCTTATTATGAATGGATTTGTACCACTAATTAATGTATCTGTTAAACCTAAGCGTTTCGGCGAAAAAAGGAAATAA
- the rsxC gene encoding electron transport complex subunit RsxC yields the protein MLKTFSIGGIHPEENKLSANSAIQELPIPQIATIPIAQHIGAPAKAIVKKGDVVKVGQVIAQASGFVSANIHSSVSGTVFKVDDVMDATGFRRTSIIIKVEGDEWLEHIDRSEDLVTEIALTKEEIIKRVGDAGIVGLGGATFPAHVKLSVPPGKTAEVLIINAVECEPYLTSDHRVMLEKADEIMVGTEILMKALDVKKAIIGIENNKPDAIAHMTQVATKYSGIEVCPLKTQYPQGGEKQLISATMNREVPSGALPIEVGAVVQNVGTAFAVYEAVQKNKPLFERVATITGKSLKNPSNWKFRVGTPVSDIIEAAGGLPEDTAKIVGGGPMMGKALVSIDVPLTKGSSGLLLLAQEETARKATKACIRCGKCVSVCPMGLEPYLLMVLADKKEYERLEKDAIMDCIECGSCSFTCPATRPLLDYIRLGKGKVGQIMRSRK from the coding sequence GTGTTAAAAACATTTTCAATAGGGGGTATTCATCCGGAAGAAAATAAACTTTCTGCCAACAGTGCAATCCAAGAATTGCCAATTCCCCAAATAGCGACGATTCCAATTGCTCAACATATTGGTGCACCTGCCAAAGCCATTGTCAAAAAAGGTGATGTGGTTAAAGTGGGTCAAGTTATTGCTCAAGCGTCAGGTTTTGTATCTGCCAACATTCACTCTTCAGTATCGGGAACGGTATTTAAGGTTGACGATGTTATGGATGCTACAGGATTCCGTCGTACATCTATCATCATTAAGGTAGAAGGCGACGAATGGTTGGAGCACATCGACAGAAGCGAAGATTTAGTAACAGAAATTGCTCTCACCAAAGAAGAAATTATCAAACGTGTTGGTGATGCAGGTATTGTTGGCCTTGGTGGTGCAACCTTCCCTGCTCATGTGAAACTATCAGTACCTCCTGGCAAAACAGCTGAGGTTCTTATTATCAATGCGGTTGAGTGTGAGCCTTATTTAACTTCTGACCACAGAGTGATGCTTGAAAAAGCGGATGAAATTATGGTTGGAACCGAGATTCTAATGAAAGCGCTTGATGTTAAAAAAGCCATCATCGGTATTGAAAACAACAAGCCCGATGCCATCGCTCACATGACTCAAGTAGCAACAAAATATTCAGGTATTGAGGTTTGTCCTTTAAAAACACAATACCCACAGGGTGGTGAAAAACAATTGATTTCTGCGACCATGAACCGTGAAGTGCCTTCAGGAGCCCTTCCAATTGAAGTGGGTGCCGTAGTCCAAAACGTAGGAACTGCATTTGCCGTTTACGAAGCTGTTCAAAAGAACAAGCCCTTGTTCGAACGTGTGGCAACCATCACTGGTAAATCATTAAAAAATCCATCAAACTGGAAATTCCGAGTTGGAACACCTGTTAGCGACATTATTGAAGCAGCTGGTGGCTTACCCGAAGATACGGCTAAAATTGTTGGTGGGGGTCCAATGATGGGAAAAGCATTGGTTAGTATTGATGTCCCTTTAACCAAAGGAAGCTCGGGTTTACTCTTATTAGCTCAGGAAGAAACAGCGCGTAAAGCTACCAAAGCCTGTATCCGTTGCGGGAAATGTGTTTCAGTATGTCCTATGGGATTGGAGCCCTATCTGCTTATGGTTTTGGCTGACAAAAAAGAATACGAGAGACTTGAAAAAGATGCCATAATGGACTGTATTGAGTGTGGTTCTTGTAGTTTCACATGTCCTGCAACCCGACCACTGTTGGATTACATCCGCTTGGGGAAAGGGAAAGTTGGTCAAATCATGCGAAGTAGAAAATAA
- a CDS encoding Fe-S cluster domain-containing protein, with translation MNIIVITIIALCAIGIAAAIILYFVAQKFKVYEDPRIDEVEEALPAANCGGCGYPGCRGFAEALVKADDISNMNCPVGGAPVMSHVGALLGHEIKAADPTVAVVRCNGTCDNRPKTNVYDGAASCTIAASLYSGDTGCQYGCLGLGECVDACNFDAMYMDKETGLPVIIEDKCVSCGACVKACPNSIIELRKKGPKSRRIFVSCVNKDKGGVAKKACSVACIGCGKCVKECPFDAITLENNLAYIDYNKCKLCRKCVVVCPTQAIHELNFPPRKEKPADKPTAETVKPVAKPTVEKAEKSEETKNGTSDNK, from the coding sequence ATGAACATTATAGTTATCACAATTATTGCTTTGTGTGCTATTGGAATTGCGGCTGCAATCATCCTTTACTTTGTAGCACAAAAATTCAAAGTATACGAAGATCCTCGCATCGACGAGGTAGAAGAAGCATTGCCTGCAGCAAACTGCGGGGGCTGTGGTTATCCGGGGTGTAGAGGTTTTGCCGAAGCTCTGGTTAAGGCCGACGACATTTCAAATATGAACTGCCCGGTTGGTGGCGCTCCGGTTATGTCTCACGTTGGTGCCCTTTTAGGACACGAAATAAAAGCAGCAGACCCAACAGTTGCGGTTGTTCGTTGTAACGGAACTTGTGACAACCGTCCCAAAACAAATGTATACGATGGCGCAGCTTCTTGTACCATTGCAGCTTCTCTTTACTCTGGAGATACAGGTTGCCAATATGGTTGCTTGGGATTAGGCGAATGTGTGGATGCTTGTAACTTCGATGCCATGTATATGGATAAAGAAACAGGATTGCCTGTTATTATCGAAGACAAGTGTGTGTCATGTGGGGCTTGTGTAAAAGCCTGTCCAAACAGCATCATTGAACTAAGAAAGAAAGGCCCTAAGAGCCGTCGTATTTTTGTTTCATGTGTGAACAAAGATAAAGGTGGTGTGGCTAAAAAAGCATGTTCTGTGGCTTGTATTGGTTGTGGGAAATGTGTGAAGGAATGCCCATTCGATGCTATTACGCTTGAAAACAACTTGGCTTATATCGACTACAATAAGTGTAAATTGTGTCGCAAATGTGTTGTGGTTTGCCCAACACAAGCTATTCATGAGCTAAACTTTCCTCCACGTAAGGAAAAGCCAGCCGATAAGCCAACTGCTGAAACAGTGAAACCTGTAGCAAAGCCTACAGTTGAAAAAGCAGAAAAAAGCGAAGAGACTAAGAACGGAACATCTGATAACAAATAA
- a CDS encoding SoxR reducing system RseC family protein codes for MQNNKQIDHVGIITQIKDEKITVSILNVSACSGCHAQSACSMSDMKEKEIDIIDYSKSFEMGEQVKVVYSESLGWLALVLAYVLPFIIVLITLFIASAFTNELTSGLLALGILIPYYGLLYFFKDKLKKTFSFTIHKIVNI; via the coding sequence ATGCAGAACAATAAGCAAATAGATCACGTCGGTATTATCACTCAGATAAAAGACGAAAAGATTACAGTCAGCATACTTAATGTATCGGCTTGCTCTGGATGTCATGCCCAATCGGCTTGCTCCATGTCCGATATGAAAGAGAAAGAGATCGATATCATCGACTACAGCAAATCTTTCGAAATGGGTGAACAAGTTAAAGTGGTTTATAGCGAATCGTTAGGTTGGCTGGCTCTTGTATTAGCCTATGTGTTGCCCTTTATTATAGTTCTTATTACTCTGTTTATAGCTTCGGCATTTACCAATGAACTAACAAGTGGCTTGTTGGCTTTGGGTATCTTAATACCCTATTACGGTTTGCTCTACTTTTTTAAAGACAAACTAAAGAAAACGTTTTCATTCACTATACATAAAATTGTAAATATCTAA
- the recG gene encoding ATP-dependent DNA helicase RecG, whose product MSELAGQDIKFLTGVGPKKALLLKQELSVHSYEDLLYHFPFKYIDRTKFYAISEIHSKLPYIQVKGRITDIQTIGEKRQQRLVANFTDGQGILELVWFKGIKFVKPNLKVGVEYVVFGKPNEFNHRINVVHPELEEAKPNKNKIQAALQAFYPTSEKMKAGFVNSKAIHKFQESILNSVNGKIPETLPAYLVKHLGLINLHDALWQIHFPENTELLKKAQYRLKFEELFYIQLNILKKKMKRKILYQGHQFIKIGEYFNTFFQNNLPFELTNAQKRVLKEIRKEVGVGKQMNRLLQGDVGSGKTLVGLMSMLMALDNGCQACLMAPTEILATQHLETIAEFLDGINVNYALLTGSTKAKDRKVIHEHLLSGELQILIGTHALLEDVVQFKNLGFVIIDEQHRFGVAQRAKLWAKNPIPPHILVMTATPIPRTLAMTLYGDLEVSVIDELPPGRKPIQTVHYFENKRQEVYKFMKKQIDLGRQIYLVYPMIKESEKMDYKNLEQGYESVSSFFSPDKYSISMVHGKMKPAEKDAEMQRFAKGETQIMVATTVIEVGVNVPNASVMIIESTERFGLSQLHQLRGRVGRGADQSYCILMSSYKLSNESKKRIETMVRTNDGFEIAEVDLKLRGPGDIEGTQQSGIAYDLKIANLAKDGQVLQYARDIAQSILDKDPLLEKEINFTLAKQVKRLSKAQFNWSVIS is encoded by the coding sequence ATGTCAGAATTAGCAGGACAGGATATTAAATTTTTAACGGGAGTTGGGCCAAAAAAAGCACTACTCCTAAAGCAGGAACTATCAGTACATAGCTACGAAGATTTGCTATACCATTTTCCTTTCAAATATATTGATAGAACAAAATTTTATGCCATATCTGAAATTCATTCAAAACTTCCCTACATACAAGTAAAGGGAAGAATAACCGATATCCAAACCATAGGTGAAAAACGCCAGCAAAGACTTGTCGCAAACTTTACTGATGGACAAGGTATACTTGAACTGGTTTGGTTTAAGGGGATTAAATTTGTAAAACCCAATTTGAAAGTTGGCGTGGAATATGTTGTTTTTGGTAAACCCAATGAGTTCAACCACAGAATCAACGTTGTACATCCCGAACTTGAAGAAGCCAAACCGAACAAAAACAAAATACAAGCTGCCCTGCAAGCCTTTTACCCCACTTCGGAGAAGATGAAAGCCGGCTTTGTGAATTCAAAAGCCATTCACAAATTTCAGGAATCTATCTTGAATTCGGTAAATGGTAAAATCCCTGAAACACTGCCTGCATATTTGGTCAAACATCTGGGCTTAATCAATCTTCACGATGCTTTGTGGCAAATTCATTTCCCTGAAAACACCGAGCTTCTTAAAAAAGCTCAGTATCGTTTAAAATTCGAAGAACTCTTCTACATTCAGTTGAATATCCTGAAAAAGAAGATGAAGCGGAAGATTCTTTATCAGGGACATCAATTCATCAAGATTGGTGAATATTTCAATACCTTTTTCCAAAACAACCTTCCTTTTGAACTGACTAACGCTCAAAAACGGGTTTTAAAAGAAATTCGCAAAGAGGTCGGTGTCGGCAAACAAATGAACCGCCTTTTGCAAGGTGATGTGGGAAGTGGAAAAACCTTAGTTGGCCTTATGAGTATGCTGATGGCACTTGACAATGGCTGCCAGGCTTGCCTGATGGCACCAACTGAAATTTTAGCAACTCAGCACCTGGAAACCATTGCTGAATTCCTTGATGGGATCAATGTCAATTATGCCTTACTGACAGGATCTACCAAAGCTAAGGACAGAAAAGTGATACACGAACATCTCTTAAGCGGCGAATTACAAATTCTGATTGGAACGCATGCCTTGCTTGAAGATGTGGTACAATTCAAAAATCTGGGCTTCGTTATTATAGACGAACAACACCGGTTTGGGGTCGCTCAACGTGCCAAATTATGGGCTAAAAATCCGATTCCACCTCATATTTTGGTCATGACAGCTACGCCTATTCCCAGAACATTGGCCATGACGCTATATGGCGATCTGGAAGTTTCTGTTATTGATGAACTCCCTCCCGGACGTAAACCCATTCAAACCGTTCACTACTTTGAAAACAAAAGACAAGAGGTTTACAAATTCATGAAAAAGCAGATTGATTTGGGGCGTCAAATCTATTTAGTTTATCCAATGATCAAAGAATCCGAAAAAATGGATTACAAAAACCTGGAACAAGGCTATGAATCTGTTTCCAGTTTCTTTTCACCGGATAAATACAGCATCAGTATGGTTCACGGCAAGATGAAACCAGCAGAAAAGGATGCCGAAATGCAACGTTTTGCCAAAGGTGAAACTCAAATTATGGTTGCCACTACGGTTATCGAAGTTGGCGTGAATGTACCCAATGCATCTGTCATGATTATTGAATCGACCGAACGATTCGGTCTTTCACAACTCCACCAGCTTAGGGGACGGGTTGGTCGTGGTGCCGATCAATCTTACTGCATTCTCATGTCGAGTTACAAACTGTCAAACGAATCGAAAAAACGAATAGAAACCATGGTCAGAACCAATGATGGTTTCGAAATTGCAGAAGTCGATTTAAAACTTCGCGGACCTGGTGATATTGAGGGAACACAACAAAGTGGTATTGCCTATGATCTGAAAATTGCCAATTTGGCAAAAGATGGACAAGTGCTGCAATATGCCCGAGACATTGCTCAAAGCATACTCGACAAAGACCCTTTACTCGAAAAAGAAATCAATTTTACTCTAGCCAAACAAGTCAAGCGTTTAAGCAAAGCACAATTCAACTGGAGTGTTATTAGCTAG
- a CDS encoding cob(I)yrinic acid a,c-diamide adenosyltransferase: MTKFKVYTKTGDSGTTGLIGGTRVPKHHLRLEAYGTVDELNAYIGLIRSHEIESKSKETLLLVQNKLFLIGSRLATDDTKSDLKDKLIIAEEDILLLENEMDRMDESLPELNNFVLPGGDPLNGYCHIARTVCRRAERRANQLAAEVDINPLLLKYINRLSDYLFILSRKVLIDMGKAEIKWESNL; this comes from the coding sequence ATGACGAAGTTTAAAGTATATACTAAAACAGGAGACTCAGGAACCACAGGATTAATTGGGGGCACTCGGGTTCCTAAGCATCATTTGCGTCTTGAGGCATATGGGACAGTTGATGAATTGAATGCATATATTGGTTTGATTCGATCACATGAGATTGAGAGCAAGTCAAAAGAGACATTACTTTTAGTTCAAAATAAATTATTTTTAATAGGTTCCCGACTGGCAACAGATGATACAAAATCGGATTTGAAAGATAAACTGATTATTGCTGAGGAGGATATCCTTTTGTTGGAAAACGAAATGGACAGAATGGATGAGAGCTTACCGGAATTAAATAATTTTGTTTTGCCAGGAGGTGATCCTCTTAATGGTTATTGTCATATTGCTCGAACTGTTTGTCGTCGTGCTGAACGACGAGCCAATCAGTTGGCTGCTGAAGTGGATATTAATCCCCTATTGTTGAAATATATAAACAGACTTTCTGATTATTTATTTATTCTTTCCCGTAAGGTTTTAATTGATATGGGTAAGGCAGAAATAAAATGGGAGTCAAACTTGTAA
- a CDS encoding DUF2795 domain-containing protein — translation MYWTLELATKLEDAPWPASKDELIDYAIRSGAPLEVIENLQEIEDEGDVYESIEDIWPDYPSKGDFLFNEDEY, via the coding sequence ATGTATTGGACTCTAGAATTAGCTACTAAGCTGGAAGATGCACCATGGCCAGCATCTAAAGATGAATTAATTGATTATGCAATTCGTTCGGGAGCGCCATTAGAAGTGATCGAGAACTTGCAAGAGATCGAGGACGAAGGAGATGTGTATGAGAGTATTGAGGATATTTGGCCCGATTACCCAAGCAAAGGAGATTTTCTATTTAACGAAGACGAATATTAA